A single window of Paenibacillus sp. FSL H8-0537 DNA harbors:
- the argF gene encoding ornithine carbamoyltransferase codes for MQEAVKEEMVASLKGRDFLMLVDYAPAEIRYLIDLAIELKQKLKAGETHHLLKGKTLGMIFEKSSTRTRVSFETGIYQLGGHGLFLSGNDLQIGRGESIWDTAQTLSRYLDGIMIRTFAHRKVVELARGATIPVINGLTDLSHPCQALADYQTILEHKGKLEGLKVAYIGDGNNMVHSLLMGAAKLGIDMSVATPEGYEPDADIVQQTKDHAAETGSRIHVCRDPREAIEGADVVYTDVWASMGQEAEQKEREKAFAAYQVNEALTAHAKKDYLFMHCLPAHRGEEVSEGVIDGDHSIIFDQAENRLHAQKAIMAAIM; via the coding sequence TTGCAAGAAGCAGTAAAAGAAGAAATGGTTGCGAGCCTGAAAGGCCGCGATTTTCTCATGCTGGTGGATTATGCGCCAGCGGAAATCCGTTACCTGATCGATCTCGCTATCGAGCTCAAGCAAAAGCTGAAAGCGGGCGAAACGCATCATTTGCTTAAAGGAAAAACACTCGGAATGATTTTTGAAAAATCGTCGACGCGTACGCGCGTATCGTTCGAGACGGGCATTTACCAGCTCGGTGGACACGGACTATTCCTGAGCGGCAATGATTTGCAAATCGGACGGGGCGAGTCGATTTGGGACACGGCACAGACGCTTTCGCGTTATTTGGACGGCATTATGATTCGTACGTTTGCTCATCGCAAAGTAGTGGAGCTGGCACGCGGCGCAACGATACCGGTTATTAACGGCTTGACCGACCTTTCCCACCCTTGTCAGGCGCTGGCCGACTACCAGACTATTCTTGAGCACAAAGGCAAGCTGGAAGGGCTGAAAGTGGCTTATATCGGCGATGGCAACAACATGGTTCACTCCCTGCTGATGGGAGCAGCTAAGCTGGGCATCGACATGTCGGTTGCGACTCCGGAAGGTTATGAGCCGGATGCAGACATCGTGCAGCAGACGAAGGATCATGCAGCTGAGACCGGCTCGCGCATTCATGTATGCCGCGATCCGAGAGAAGCCATTGAAGGCGCTGACGTTGTTTATACGGACGTATGGGCGAGCATGGGGCAAGAAGCGGAGCAGAAGGAACGCGAGAAAGCATTTGCCGCTTATCAAGTGAATGAAGCATTGACTGCACATGCGAAGAAAGACTACTTATTCATGCACTGCCTGCCTGCACATCGCGGCGAGGAAGTGAGTGAGGGTGTTATTGACGGCGACCACTCGATTATTTTTGATCAGGCGGAAAATCGTCTTCATGCTCAAAAGGCCATTATGGCCGCGATTATGTAA